The proteins below come from a single Rosa rugosa chromosome 2, drRosRugo1.1, whole genome shotgun sequence genomic window:
- the LOC133729611 gene encoding UDP-glycosyltransferase 76B1-like: MEQITKGKRLILFPLPLEGHINPMLQLANLLHSKGFSITIIHTQFNSPNPSLHPHFTFRSIPDGLSETEASPKDIILLFSLFNTKCVEPFTLCLSSLLSEEPVACLISDSIFHFTQSVAESFKLPRIVFETGGMTSYAVFTQFPLLREKGYLPVTQDSQLEKVVTELPPLRIKDLPVTPKGDPEKYFELCVVIVTKIAASDGVIFNTFRDLEEQGLATLHKQYPNLLVFPIGPFHKCVPEEASSSISDQSCISWLNTRAPNSVIYVSFGTIAAITEAQFWEIAWGLANSNQPFLWVVRPGLVHGSDNWLEQLPSGFLENLNGRGHIVKWAPQKEVLAHPSIGAFWTHNGWNSTLESVCEGVPMICMPCFNDQLVLARYVSEVWKIGLQFENGIERGEIEGTIRKLMEEKEGEEIRDRSLKLMEKANVCFKPGGSSCQCLDDLVKHILSFE; the protein is encoded by the exons ATGGAGCAAATTACAAAGGGAAAGAGGTTGATCTTGTTCCCACTTCCCCTTGAAGGCCATATAAACCCCATGCTACAGCTGGCTAATCTTCTACACTCCAAAGGCTTCTCCATAACCATCATCCACACCCAGTTCAACTCCCCAAACCCTTCACTCCATCCACACTTCACCTTTCGCTCAATCCCAGATGGGTTGTCTGAAACTGAGGCTTCCCCCAAAGATATCatccttctcttctctcttttcaaTACTAAATGTGTTGAACCCTTCACGTTATGCTTGTCTAGCTTGTTATCAGAGGAGCCTGTTGCTTGTTTGATCTCTGACTCTATATTCCATTTCACTCAATCTGTTGCTGAGAGCTTTAAGCTCCCTAGGATTGTCTTTGAGACCGGGGGTATGACTTCTTATGCTGTTTTTACTCAGTTTCCACTATTAAGAGAAAAGGGCTACCTTCCGGTCACGCAAG ATTCTCAACTAGAAAAGGTGGTGACGGAGCTTCCACCTCTCAGAATCAAAGACCTTCCGGTGACCCCAAAAGGTGACCCGGAGAAATATTTTGAACTATGTGTAGTTATCGTTACCAAAATTGCAGCCTCTGATGGAGTCATTTTTAACACTTTTAGAGACCTTGAAGAGCAAGGACTGGCAACATTGCACAAACAATACCCTAATCTTCTAGTTTTCCCAATAGGCCCATTTCACAAGTGTGTCCCTGAGGAAGCCTCTTCTTCAATTAGCGACCAAAGTTGCATTTCTTGGCTGAACACCCGAGCACCAAACTCTGTTATCTATGTTAGCTTTGGGACCATTGCAGCAATAACTGAAGCTCAGTTTTGGGAGATAGCTTGGGGACTAGCCAATAGCAACCAACCTTTCTTGTGGGTGGTTCGACCCGGATTAGTCCACGGGTCGGATAATTGGCTCGAACAATTGCCTAGTGGGTTTCTTGAGAATTTGAATGGGAGGGGTCACATTGTGAAATGGGCACCCCAAAAAGAAGTGTTGGCACATCCATCAATTGGAGCTTTTTGGACTCACAATGGTTGGAATTCTACATTGGAGAGTGTTTGTGAAGGTGTCCCCATGATTTGTATGCCTTGTTTCAATGATCAACTGGTGCTTGCAAGGTATGTGAGTGAGGTTTGGAAAATTGGGTTGCAGTTTGAGAATGGAATTGAGAGAGGTGAGATTGAAGGCACAATTAGGAAATTAATGgaggagaaagaaggagaagaaatcaGAGACAGAAGCTTGAAGCTAATGGAGAAAGCAAATGTTTGCTTCAAACCAGGTGGATCTTCATGCCAATGCTTGGATGACTTGGTCAAACATATTTTATCATTTGAATAA